A region of Catenibacterium mitsuokai DNA encodes the following proteins:
- the ppk1 gene encoding polyphosphate kinase 1 codes for MNIYKDNRELSWLKFNDRVLMQAKDENVPLGERLTFISIFQTNLDEFFRVRMGFLFDQALFYPALKENKTNMTSSEQIKACERKVKYLYKKRDKIYASNLEKMKEYGVEIVNYNDIKDKEDKKFLEHYFTQEMLPLVSPQVVSKRQPFPFLNNGELYIVTQLESKKGKRKMGIVSCSAAFDERLIALPSTPGKFILAEEIVKKHLPVIFHGQTVKNASIIRIIRSADIEEDDYSLQEHEDYREMMETLIKQRRKLAPLRMEMSPGLEEIEVDMLKHFLDLSSSQVFEVESPLEFSFVFTLQDYLKSRHPELFYKRLEARNSPLVENTVPMIKQVLKHDILLSYPFESMAPFLRFLDEASRDPQVISIKMTLYRVAKNSKVVKSLIRAAENGKDVTVLVELRARFDEENNIAWSKQLESAGCHVIYGLSELKVHSKICLVTYRTDEGIKYLTQIGTGNYNEKTSKLYTDFCLMTSEHAFGEEANELFTHLCLGETDHNANVLFVAPHCMISRIFEKIDEQIALAKAGKPAYVGFKCNAVTSKKMIEKLVEASQAGVKIQLIVRGICCIIPGIKGYTENIQVISIVGRYLEHSRIYIFGDKNPDVYISSADLMTRNLERRVEVGAPIHDPRIKKTILNMFDIMLHDNVKASRLLNDGTYKRVKNKQEKINSQEYFFKKKSIREA; via the coding sequence ATGAATATATATAAAGATAACCGAGAATTATCTTGGTTAAAGTTTAATGACCGTGTTCTTATGCAGGCCAAAGATGAAAACGTGCCGTTAGGTGAGCGTCTGACTTTTATTTCAATTTTCCAGACGAACCTAGATGAATTCTTTAGAGTACGTATGGGATTCTTATTTGATCAGGCTTTGTTTTATCCTGCTTTAAAAGAAAATAAGACAAATATGACATCATCTGAACAGATTAAAGCATGTGAAAGAAAGGTGAAATATTTATATAAGAAGAGAGATAAGATCTATGCATCAAATCTTGAAAAGATGAAAGAATATGGTGTAGAAATTGTAAATTATAATGATATTAAGGATAAGGAAGATAAAAAATTTCTCGAACATTATTTCACCCAGGAAATGCTTCCACTTGTATCACCACAAGTTGTTTCTAAAAGACAGCCATTCCCTTTCCTTAATAACGGTGAACTCTATATAGTTACCCAGTTAGAAAGTAAAAAGGGGAAGAGAAAGATGGGGATTGTTTCATGTTCTGCTGCTTTTGATGAAAGATTAATCGCCCTACCTAGCACCCCTGGTAAATTCATTTTAGCGGAAGAAATTGTGAAAAAGCATCTTCCTGTGATTTTTCATGGACAAACAGTAAAGAATGCTTCTATAATTCGTATTATAAGAAGTGCTGATATTGAAGAGGATGATTATTCTTTACAGGAACATGAAGATTATCGTGAAATGATGGAAACTCTTATCAAACAGAGAAGAAAACTCGCTCCTTTAAGAATGGAAATGTCTCCCGGCCTAGAAGAGATAGAAGTGGATATGTTGAAACATTTCTTAGATCTTTCTAGTAGTCAGGTGTTTGAAGTAGAGAGCCCATTAGAGTTCTCATTTGTATTTACTTTACAGGATTATTTAAAGTCAAGACATCCAGAATTATTCTATAAGCGATTAGAAGCGCGTAATTCTCCACTTGTAGAAAATACTGTACCAATGATTAAACAGGTATTAAAGCATGATATACTGCTTTCTTATCCATTTGAATCTATGGCACCATTCTTAAGATTCTTAGATGAAGCAAGTCGTGATCCACAGGTGATCAGTATTAAGATGACTCTTTATCGTGTGGCAAAGAATTCTAAGGTCGTTAAGAGTCTGATTCGTGCTGCAGAGAATGGCAAGGATGTCACAGTTCTTGTAGAACTTCGTGCACGTTTTGATGAGGAAAACAATATTGCCTGGTCTAAACAATTAGAGAGTGCTGGATGTCATGTTATTTATGGTTTAAGTGAATTAAAGGTACACTCTAAAATATGTCTTGTCACTTATCGTACTGATGAAGGTATCAAGTATCTCACTCAGATTGGTACAGGTAACTATAATGAAAAGACTTCTAAGCTTTATACAGATTTCTGTTTGATGACTTCAGAACATGCTTTTGGTGAAGAAGCCAATGAACTTTTTACTCATTTATGCTTAGGTGAAACAGATCATAATGCGAATGTATTATTCGTTGCACCACATTGTATGATTTCAAGAATCTTTGAAAAGATTGATGAACAGATTGCCCTTGCGAAAGCTGGCAAACCTGCTTATGTAGGATTTAAGTGTAATGCAGTTACAAGTAAGAAGATGATTGAAAAGCTTGTAGAAGCCAGTCAGGCTGGTGTAAAAATTCAATTAATTGTAAGAGGTATCTGTTGTATCATTCCTGGTATTAAGGGTTATACAGAAAATATACAGGTTATATCTATTGTCGGACGTTATTTGGAACATTCTCGTATTTATATCTTCGGCGATAAGAATCCAGATGTATATATTTCTTCTGCCGACTTAATGACACGTAACCTAGAAAGACGTGTGGAAGTGGGTGCACCAATTCATGATCCTCGTATTAAGAAGACTATTCTTAATATGTTTGATATTATGCTTCATGACAATGTGAAGGCATCACGTTTATTAAATGATGGTACATATAAACGTGTAAAGAATAAACAGGAGAAGATCAATAGTCAGGAATACTTCTTTAAGAAAAAAAGTATAAGGGAGGCATAA
- a CDS encoding MATE family efflux transporter: MTFTNKDLKNMIIPLFFEQLLVMLVGIVDTFIVSFVGESAVSGVSLVNSFNTIFIYLFTALASGGAVVISQYIGRKEQEATNRASGQLLMFSIVFSFILMILVLIFNESLLRLLFGRVENSVMQACITYLRISAYSYPALAIYNAGAALYRSMAKTSTTMYISIASNIINCIGNCIGVFVLHAGVAGVAYPSLIARVFSAVVITFLCFNKTLTTYYEKKHIFVFDAKMLKRVLNIAVPNGIEQGIFQLVKVALSSVVALFGTYQIAANGVAQSIWSLAALVGVTMGPVFITVIGQCMGAKDIDNAHYYFKKLMKITVIFSIIWNIFILLITPLFLQYYQLSSETKHLVFVLVIIHNIFNTIAFPFSGPLSNGLRATGDVKYTMIVSILSTVVVRGILSIIFGITFNLGVIGIALAMCADWSMRAIIFHLRYKSDKWTQFSVI, translated from the coding sequence ATGACATTCACAAACAAGGATTTAAAAAACATGATCATCCCATTGTTCTTTGAACAATTATTAGTTATGTTAGTAGGTATTGTTGATACTTTTATTGTGAGCTTTGTGGGAGAAAGTGCGGTATCAGGGGTTTCACTTGTAAACTCATTTAATACAATTTTTATTTATTTGTTTACAGCACTTGCATCGGGTGGGGCAGTTGTGATCAGCCAATATATTGGACGTAAAGAACAAGAAGCCACTAACCGTGCTTCAGGACAGTTATTGATGTTTTCTATTGTCTTCTCATTTATATTGATGATACTTGTCTTGATTTTCAATGAATCACTTTTAAGACTCTTATTTGGTCGTGTAGAGAATTCTGTAATGCAGGCTTGTATCACCTATTTAAGGATATCAGCCTATTCTTATCCAGCTCTCGCTATTTATAATGCAGGTGCTGCTTTATATCGCTCTATGGCTAAAACATCTACAACTATGTATATTTCTATTGCATCTAACATTATTAACTGTATTGGAAACTGCATAGGTGTCTTTGTTTTACATGCTGGTGTCGCAGGTGTTGCCTATCCTTCGCTGATTGCTAGAGTTTTTTCTGCAGTAGTGATCACATTCTTATGCTTCAATAAGACACTGACTACTTATTATGAAAAGAAGCATATATTTGTATTTGATGCTAAGATGTTGAAAAGAGTATTGAATATTGCGGTTCCTAATGGGATTGAACAAGGAATCTTTCAGTTAGTTAAAGTAGCCTTGAGTTCAGTTGTTGCTTTATTTGGTACGTATCAGATTGCAGCCAATGGTGTGGCCCAAAGTATCTGGTCACTTGCAGCCCTAGTGGGAGTTACAATGGGACCTGTCTTTATTACAGTCATAGGACAGTGCATGGGAGCAAAGGATATAGATAATGCACATTATTACTTTAAGAAGCTGATGAAGATCACAGTAATCTTCTCTATTATATGGAATATATTCATTCTTCTCATTACTCCACTATTCCTACAATATTATCAATTATCATCAGAAACTAAGCATCTAGTCTTTGTTTTGGTTATTATTCATAATATTTTTAATACAATTGCGTTCCCATTCTCTGGACCACTTTCTAATGGATTACGCGCCACTGGAGATGTTAAATATACAATGATAGTATCAATTTTGAGTACAGTCGTCGTAAGAGGAATACTTTCTATTATATTTGGTATTACATTCAATCTAGGTGTGATTGGTATTGCCTTAGCAATGTGCGCTGACTGGTCAATGCGTGCTATCATATTTCATCTTCGTTATAAATCAGATAAATGGACACAATTTAGTGTTATTTAG
- a CDS encoding sensor histidine kinase: MKTYIKDHYRFYLVYLVMILLFDLILLLCDVSISLLYYPTCLCLFFVIVYFCYDYYKYNNKIKALKYALHLDHIYLENIPTPENALEDSYYSLIEKIIQANIVLNNQKDTSYHELSDYMTLWVHQIKTPIAGLRLLIQSGDLSPRLLSMQILRIEQYVDMMMYYVKMGHMNQDLKIGHYKIGDIVNGVVKKQSLFFIHKKISLNLEELDEEIVTDEKWTSFIVEQILSNALKYTKEGSIHIYMKGYTLYIEDTGIGIKKEDLPRVFEKGFTGTNGRIDKKASGLGLYLVKNICDTMGYPIHIESIINQGTTVSICFEKKPLKVE, from the coding sequence ATGAAGACATACATTAAAGATCATTATCGTTTCTATCTTGTCTATTTAGTCATGATCCTCTTATTTGATTTGATCCTCTTATTATGCGATGTTTCTATTTCATTACTTTATTATCCTACCTGTCTATGTCTATTCTTTGTGATTGTTTATTTTTGCTATGACTATTACAAATATAATAACAAGATCAAAGCACTTAAGTATGCCTTGCATCTAGATCATATTTATTTGGAGAATATTCCGACTCCAGAGAACGCTTTAGAAGATTCTTATTATTCTCTTATAGAGAAGATTATCCAGGCTAATATTGTCCTTAATAATCAGAAGGATACAAGCTATCATGAACTATCTGATTATATGACACTCTGGGTTCATCAAATTAAAACACCTATCGCAGGACTAAGATTACTTATCCAATCAGGTGATTTATCTCCGAGACTACTTTCTATGCAGATATTACGTATTGAACAGTATGTGGATATGATGATGTACTATGTCAAGATGGGACATATGAATCAGGATTTGAAAATTGGTCATTATAAAATAGGGGATATAGTAAATGGAGTTGTCAAGAAACAATCCTTATTCTTTATTCATAAGAAAATATCTTTGAATCTAGAAGAACTAGATGAAGAAATAGTTACGGATGAGAAGTGGACTTCTTTTATTGTTGAACAGATTTTATCCAATGCCTTGAAGTATACTAAAGAAGGTTCTATTCATATTTATATGAAGGGTTATACATTATATATAGAAGATACAGGAATTGGTATCAAGAAAGAGGACTTGCCTCGTGTCTTTGAAAAAGGCTTTACCGGTACAAATGGACGTATTGATAAGAAGGCGAGTGGATTAGGCTTATATCTTGTTAAGAATATATGTGATACTATGGGTTATCCTATTCATATAGAATCTATAATCAACCAAGGAACTACTGTTTCCATTTGTTTTGAGAAAAAACCTCTAAAGGTAGAGTAA
- a CDS encoding NAD(+) diphosphatase, protein MSYCVKCGHELIEKENGIDGMVPYCPNCQEFRFPMFNSAVSALVLNPKKDKILLIQQYGRKDNILIAGYVTKGENAKQALFREIKEETGLTISSYEFNDNEYYARTNTYINNYIVVVEDESFHCNEEVDYAKWYDLKDAMNIIKPDSLAQELLRRYLYKREHNLVFTR, encoded by the coding sequence ATGAGTTATTGTGTGAAATGTGGTCATGAATTAATAGAAAAAGAAAATGGAATAGATGGTATGGTACCTTATTGTCCAAACTGTCAGGAATTCAGATTCCCAATGTTTAATAGTGCAGTCAGTGCACTTGTACTCAATCCCAAAAAAGATAAAATCCTTCTCATTCAACAGTATGGACGTAAGGATAATATCTTAATAGCTGGATATGTCACAAAAGGAGAAAATGCGAAGCAGGCTCTTTTTAGAGAAATCAAAGAAGAAACAGGTCTTACTATTTCTTCTTATGAATTCAACGACAATGAATACTATGCACGCACTAATACATATATTAACAACTATATCGTTGTCGTAGAAGATGAATCATTTCACTGCAATGAAGAAGTAGATTATGCAAAATGGTATGATCTAAAAGATGCAATGAATATCATTAAGCCTGATTCTCTAGCTCAGGAATTACTTAGAAGATATCTCTATAAGAGAGAACACAATCTTGTTTTCACAAGATAA
- a CDS encoding flavodoxin — protein MKDLIVVFSYSHGNTIHIAKMIQKKTGADLKVIETIQPYSDDYDEVVDLGLKEVKKGYEPPIKEISIEGYDRIFLGTPTWWYTMAPAMKTFIHMHDFKGKTVIPFMTHGGWPGKVIKDMKKELKDSIIPTSIEVQFDSNGGDTLITSLDTIEEWIKQL, from the coding sequence ATGAAAGATTTAATCGTTGTATTCAGTTATTCTCATGGTAATACAATACATATTGCAAAAATGATTCAAAAGAAAACTGGGGCTGATCTAAAGGTAATAGAAACAATTCAACCTTATAGTGATGATTATGATGAAGTGGTAGATTTAGGCCTTAAAGAAGTAAAGAAAGGCTATGAACCACCTATTAAAGAAATCTCTATTGAAGGCTATGATCGTATTTTTCTAGGAACACCTACATGGTGGTATACAATGGCTCCGGCGATGAAGACATTTATTCATATGCACGATTTTAAAGGGAAAACTGTTATTCCTTTCATGACTCATGGAGGATGGCCAGGAAAAGTTATTAAGGATATGAAAAAAGAATTAAAGGATTCTATTATTCCTACATCAATAGAAGTTCAATTTGATTCCAATGGAGGAGATACTCTTATTACTTCTCTTGATACAATTGAAGAATGGATCAAACAACTATAA
- a CDS encoding radical SAM protein, translated as MNTLDKVSHAAERKAMEVAIDHIVKGLDKDRTGEYLKLIDLAEKFYGKGFTKENYDAARKAVQDPNNKWVNYINSVIDDANPEFIKKTALNLGYEAFFRGTKTIRENRKKYNCNIPWLILFDPTSACNMHCKGCWSGTYGHKSNLSFEDMDKIVTQGKELGVYLYLLTGGEPLVKKKEIIKLAEKHNDVEFAIFSNSTLIDDAFCKELVRLGNITFLLSIEGTPETNDARRGDGHFAAVMKAMDLLKKYGIVFGTSICYTKYNVEAVTSDEFFKMITDKGARFGFYFHYMPVGNNAVTDLLPTMEQRKYMIDRIRYIRSDKCDINFYPMDFQNDGEYVGGCIAGGRNYFHINSNGDAEPCVFIHYSNTNIHENSILEMLQSPLFMAYHEGQPFNENHLRPCPMLENPSLLREMVKRTGAHDTNMESPETADHLCDKCEDYAKEWAPIAEEYWKDHKHPHPKYENYAPKRMEELGLHNEE; from the coding sequence ATGAATACATTAGATAAAGTATCACATGCAGCTGAAAGAAAAGCGATGGAAGTTGCAATTGACCATATTGTGAAAGGTTTGGATAAAGACCGTACAGGAGAATATTTGAAGCTCATTGACTTGGCTGAAAAGTTCTATGGTAAAGGATTTACTAAGGAAAACTATGATGCTGCGAGAAAGGCTGTACAGGATCCCAACAACAAATGGGTGAATTATATCAATAGTGTGATTGATGATGCTAATCCAGAATTTATCAAGAAGACAGCTTTGAATCTTGGCTATGAAGCATTCTTTAGAGGTACAAAAACAATCCGTGAAAACAGAAAGAAATACAACTGTAATATCCCTTGGTTGATTCTTTTTGACCCAACAAGTGCTTGCAATATGCATTGTAAAGGATGCTGGAGTGGTACTTATGGACATAAGAGTAACTTATCTTTTGAAGATATGGATAAGATTGTCACACAGGGTAAGGAATTAGGTGTCTATCTTTACTTATTAACTGGTGGTGAACCACTTGTAAAGAAGAAAGAAATCATTAAGCTGGCTGAGAAGCATAATGATGTAGAATTCGCAATCTTCTCAAATTCTACTTTGATTGATGACGCATTCTGTAAAGAGTTAGTTAGACTTGGTAATATTACTTTCTTATTATCTATTGAAGGAACTCCAGAAACAAATGATGCAAGACGTGGTGATGGTCATTTTGCAGCCGTTATGAAGGCTATGGATCTATTAAAGAAATATGGTATCGTCTTTGGCACATCTATCTGTTATACAAAATATAATGTAGAAGCAGTCACAAGTGATGAATTCTTTAAGATGATTACTGATAAAGGAGCTCGTTTTGGTTTCTACTTCCACTATATGCCAGTAGGAAACAATGCAGTCACTGACTTACTTCCTACAATGGAACAAAGAAAATATATGATTGATCGTATTAGATATATCCGCTCAGATAAATGTGATATTAACTTCTATCCAATGGATTTCCAGAATGATGGTGAATATGTTGGTGGATGTATTGCCGGTGGTAGAAACTACTTCCATATCAACTCTAATGGTGATGCTGAACCATGTGTATTTATTCATTATTCAAATACAAATATTCATGAAAACTCAATTCTTGAAATGTTGCAGTCACCTTTATTCATGGCTTATCATGAAGGACAGCCATTTAATGAAAATCATTTAAGACCTTGTCCAATGTTGGAAAACCCATCATTATTAAGAGAAATGGTGAAACGTACAGGTGCGCATGATACAAATATGGAATCTCCTGAAACAGCAGATCACTTATGCGATAAGTGTGAAGACTATGCAAAAGAATGGGCGCCTATTGCAGAAGAATACTGGAAGGATCATAAGCATCCACATCCTAAGTATGAAAACTATGCACCTAAGAGAATGGAAGAATTAGGATTACATAACGAAGAATAA
- a CDS encoding 6-phosphofructokinase — protein MRVGILTSGGDCQALNATMRGLALTLYRNVKNVEIIGFIDGYKGLMYEKYKKMKPKDFYDILNVGGSILGNSRCPFKRMRIIENGFDKVKAMKNTYKKLELDCLVVLGGNGSIKSANMLSQEGLNVIALPKTIDNDAWGTDYTFGYSSATAIATRYLDEIKTTAASHSRVFVIEVMGHKVGHICLSAGIAAGADVILLPEIPYDIKVVAKKVKETLKDEKNYAIIACAEGAISEADALMKRKDYKAKVLARNGRSVAYEVADELSQEIDAEIRVSCIGHAQRGGHPDSYDREISTRFGVEGARLIIKKHYGEYVVLQGNHVTHIPLEATAGKLKYVDTEGEIVQSAKLVGISFGE, from the coding sequence ATGCGCGTTGGTATTTTAACAAGCGGAGGAGACTGTCAGGCCCTTAACGCAACTATGCGTGGGTTGGCTTTAACTCTTTATAGAAATGTAAAAAATGTTGAAATCATTGGCTTCATCGATGGTTATAAAGGATTGATGTATGAAAAATACAAAAAAATGAAGCCTAAAGATTTTTATGATATTTTAAACGTAGGTGGCTCAATTCTTGGAAATTCAAGATGTCCTTTCAAACGTATGCGTATTATTGAAAATGGTTTTGATAAAGTCAAAGCGATGAAGAATACTTATAAGAAACTTGAATTGGACTGCTTAGTTGTACTAGGTGGTAATGGTTCTATTAAAAGTGCTAATATGTTATCACAGGAAGGACTAAATGTAATTGCATTACCTAAGACAATTGATAATGATGCCTGGGGCACAGATTATACATTTGGTTATTCTTCTGCCACTGCGATTGCGACACGTTACTTAGATGAAATCAAGACAACAGCCGCAAGTCATAGCCGTGTCTTTGTGATTGAGGTTATGGGTCATAAGGTAGGACATATCTGCTTATCTGCAGGTATTGCAGCAGGTGCTGATGTCATCCTCTTACCGGAGATTCCATATGATATTAAAGTTGTTGCGAAAAAGGTTAAAGAAACATTAAAGGATGAAAAGAACTATGCGATTATTGCCTGTGCAGAAGGCGCTATTTCTGAAGCCGATGCCTTAATGAAGCGAAAAGACTATAAAGCAAAAGTACTTGCAAGAAATGGTCGTTCTGTAGCTTATGAAGTAGCTGATGAATTAAGTCAGGAAATTGATGCTGAGATTCGTGTATCATGTATTGGTCATGCACAGCGTGGTGGTCATCCTGATAGTTATGATCGTGAAATCTCTACACGTTTTGGCGTAGAAGGTGCAAGACTCATCATTAAGAAACATTATGGAGAATATGTTGTATTACAAGGAAATCATGTCACACATATTCCATTAGAAGCTACTGCAGGTAAATTAAAATATGTAGATACTGAAGGAGAAATCGTACAAAGCGCAAAGCTTGTAGGAATCTCATTTGGTGAGTAA
- a CDS encoding response regulator transcription factor — translation MQKIMIVEDDEIIASSIKKHLEKWNYDVFVVNDFENVLEDFRNYEPLLILLDISLPYYNGYYWCQEIRKESEVPIIFISSTSENMNIVMAMNMGADDFINKPFDLTVLTAKLQAILRRTYSFNKTQNVLNYQSLTLDLLKGVISYHEDSIELTKTELKIMQILFEHAGQIVSRDTIMEALWQSEAFVDDNTLSVNINRLRKKLDAFSLPQLIHTKKGIGYQLYYEDIH, via the coding sequence ATGCAGAAAATAATGATTGTAGAAGATGATGAAATTATTGCTTCTTCTATAAAAAAACATCTAGAAAAGTGGAATTATGATGTGTTTGTAGTCAATGATTTTGAAAATGTCTTAGAAGACTTTAGAAACTATGAACCATTACTTATATTATTAGATATCTCTCTGCCTTACTATAATGGTTATTACTGGTGTCAGGAAATAAGAAAAGAATCAGAAGTACCTATTATCTTTATTTCTTCTACAAGTGAGAATATGAATATTGTTATGGCGATGAATATGGGTGCAGATGATTTTATTAATAAGCCTTTTGACTTAACAGTACTCACGGCTAAGTTACAGGCAATACTTAGACGTACTTATTCATTTAATAAAACACAGAATGTCTTAAACTATCAATCACTCACTTTAGATTTATTAAAAGGTGTCATTAGCTATCATGAAGACTCTATAGAACTTACTAAAACAGAACTTAAAATCATGCAGATATTATTTGAACATGCCGGACAGATTGTCTCTAGAGATACAATCATGGAAGCTCTCTGGCAAAGTGAAGCGTTTGTAGATGATAATACATTAAGTGTCAATATCAATCGTTTAAGAAAGAAATTAGATGCTTTTTCTTTACCACAGCTTATTCATACAAAGAAAGGGATAGGGTATCAGTTATATTATGAAGACATACATTAA
- a CDS encoding replication-associated recombination protein A has product MASLFEETFNEPLPSRLRPDNLDEFVGQTHLVGKGKILRRLIETDSISSMIFWGPPGVGKTTLARIIASHTHSSFIDFSAVTSGIKEIREVMKQAENNRVFGEKTILFVDEIHRFNKSQQDAFLPFVEKGSIILIGATTENPSFEINGALLSRCKVFVLNALEEEDIVSLLKHAISSPKGFGNMKIDISDDCLHLIASFSNGDARNALSTLEMVINNSDEKDGIIHVTKTIIEQCTQKKSLLYDKKGEEHYNLISALHKSMRNSDPDAAIYWLARMLEAGEDPLYVARRVIRFASEDIGLADPRALSIANDAYTSCHYIGMPECSVILTQAVVYMSMAPKSNSLYVAYETAKKDALKELSEPVPLVIRNAPTKLMKELHYGEGYQYAHDTKEKITNMQCLPDSLKDREYYLPGTQGAEKQYKNRLDEIKKWRKENQ; this is encoded by the coding sequence ATGGCGTCACTTTTTGAAGAAACATTTAATGAACCTCTTCCTTCAAGACTGAGACCTGATAATTTAGATGAATTTGTTGGACAGACTCATCTAGTAGGAAAAGGAAAAATACTTAGAAGACTCATAGAAACTGATTCTATTTCTTCAATGATCTTCTGGGGACCACCAGGAGTAGGTAAAACGACACTTGCAAGAATTATTGCTTCTCATACACATTCTTCTTTTATTGATTTCTCTGCTGTGACAAGTGGTATTAAAGAAATAAGAGAAGTGATGAAGCAGGCAGAAAACAATCGTGTCTTTGGTGAAAAGACAATTTTATTTGTGGATGAAATACATCGTTTCAATAAATCCCAGCAGGATGCTTTTTTGCCTTTTGTAGAAAAAGGAAGCATTATACTTATAGGGGCCACAACTGAAAACCCATCATTTGAAATCAATGGAGCTCTTTTATCGCGTTGTAAGGTATTTGTCCTCAACGCACTTGAAGAAGAGGATATTGTTTCATTACTCAAACATGCCATTTCTAGTCCTAAGGGATTTGGAAACATGAAGATTGATATATCCGATGATTGTTTACACCTTATTGCATCTTTTAGTAATGGTGATGCAAGAAATGCGTTATCTACTTTAGAAATGGTTATTAATAATAGTGATGAGAAAGACGGAATCATACATGTTACTAAGACCATTATTGAACAATGTACACAAAAGAAATCTCTTTTATATGATAAGAAGGGTGAGGAACATTATAATCTCATTAGTGCCTTACATAAATCAATGCGTAATTCAGATCCAGATGCCGCTATATATTGGCTTGCTAGAATGTTGGAGGCAGGAGAAGATCCTCTTTATGTCGCAAGAAGAGTGATTCGTTTTGCGAGTGAAGATATTGGTTTAGCGGATCCTCGTGCTTTATCTATTGCGAATGATGCTTATACAAGCTGTCATTATATTGGTATGCCTGAATGTTCAGTGATATTAACGCAGGCTGTTGTTTATATGTCCATGGCACCTAAATCCAACTCTTTATATGTTGCCTATGAAACAGCTAAAAAAGATGCCTTAAAAGAATTATCTGAACCTGTGCCATTAGTTATTCGTAATGCACCTACAAAACTTATGAAGGAACTACATTATGGGGAAGGCTATCAATATGCTCATGATACAAAAGAGAAGATTACAAATATGCAATGTCTACCCGATTCATTAAAAGACAGGGAATACTATCTTCCAGGTACTCAAGGTGCAGAGAAACAATATAAGAATAGATTAGATGAAATTAAGAAGTGGAGAAAAGAAAATCAATGA
- a CDS encoding RsiV family protein, with amino-acid sequence MHKLTFWKKIGLSFIVLVAILILINHQLNKDTNTPNRLTLSNLFTVDVKKSHVPWITTADNNKQKALDVVNHKMASTIKNFISKEEKSGSYYSINHEIVYNTDQLFTLKLELNRARADSYTKNVYYTINKSTGKSIPLSAYFKNSDYKEVISKEILKQMKAEMKKDTNKVYWCQKNDNPRFKGISKNQSYYINKQGELVICFDQFEVAPGYMGNPTFTIKNDLLDDYFK; translated from the coding sequence ATGCATAAACTAACATTTTGGAAAAAGATAGGACTTTCTTTTATTGTCCTTGTAGCTATACTTATACTGATCAATCATCAACTCAATAAAGATACCAATACACCAAATAGACTCACTCTGTCTAACCTATTTACTGTAGATGTGAAGAAATCCCATGTTCCATGGATTACAACTGCAGATAATAATAAACAAAAAGCACTTGATGTAGTGAATCATAAGATGGCATCTACTATTAAGAATTTTATTTCAAAAGAGGAAAAAAGCGGAAGTTATTATTCTATTAATCATGAGATTGTTTATAATACAGACCAGTTATTTACTCTTAAATTAGAGCTAAATAGAGCACGTGCAGATAGTTACACAAAGAACGTTTATTATACAATCAACAAATCCACAGGAAAGAGTATCCCTCTTTCTGCTTATTTTAAGAATAGTGACTATAAAGAAGTGATTTCTAAAGAGATACTTAAACAAATGAAAGCAGAAATGAAAAAAGACACCAATAAAGTATATTGGTGTCAAAAGAATGATAATCCTCGTTTTAAAGGTATTTCGAAAAATCAAAGCTACTATATTAATAAACAAGGTGAACTTGTTATCTGCTTTGATCAATTTGAAGTGGCTCCCGGTTATATGGGAAACCCTACATTCACAATTAAAAATGACTTACTCGACGACTACTTCAAATAG